The DNA sequence atctgaaacacacccgcgcccgagccccccgggacccatccaaacataccaacacatcctaaaatatcatacgaacttagttgaggcctaaaatcacatcaaacgacatCAAAAATACAAATTGCACGACAATTCAAGCATATTGGAACTAacggatttccaacttctaaactcgatgtcgaaacctatcaaatccactctgattgacctcaaattttgcacacaaatcataaatgacccaacggacctattccatctttcgaaactaaattccaagcccggtatcaacaaagccaactcttggtcaaacttctcaacctttcaaGCCTTCAAcattctaactttcaccaattcaagccaaaaacaatctacgggcctccaaatcaatatccaaacatacttctaagtccaaaatcagcatacggagctatcagaaccattaaaactccattccggagctgTTTACACATacgtcaatatccggtcaactctttcaacttaagctttcaaccttgggactaagtgtcccaatttattccgaaacatccccgaaacCTAACTAacctccccgacaagtcacataactacaAGTGAACATAGAATAAGAAACAAGCAAGGGAAATAGGATACAATACATAAGACGGCCGGCCGGGTTGTCACATTctcccttcttaaacaaacgtttgtcctcgaacgagtctagaatcatgcctggagtctcaaataggtgtggatatctgctctgcatctcctgcttggtctcccaagtatcCTCCCCaattggctggcctctccactgaactttcactgaagttatattcttAGATCGTAACTTTCAAACCGgctgatccaaaatggccaccgactccacatcataagtcaaatctgcatctaactgaactgtgctgaagtccaaaacatgagatgaatcaccataatacttctggagagtggaaacatgaaacaccgggtgaacACCTGATAGTCTAGGCGGCAATGCATTCTTGTAGGCCttctctccaatcctctcaagcacctcaaaatggccaatataccgagggctcaacttgcccttcttttcaaacctcatcacacccttcatgggcaatactctgagcaataccttctctaaCACCATATACgtaacatcacaaaccttccgatctgcataacttttCTTTCTAGACTATGCCGTGCGAAGCTGATTCTGAATtaacttgaccttttccaaggcatcctgaaccaaatcagtacccaacaacctagcctcactgggatcaaaccaaccaactggagaacggcatcgcctcccatataagaccTTATAAGGATCCATCAAAATACTTGATtattagttgttgttgtaggcaaactcagcAGGTGGTAAAAACTTTTCCCAAGAACCCCttaaatccataacacaagcatgtaacatatcctccaaatttgaatggtgcgctcggactatccatccatatgagggtggaatgttatactcaactcaacctgtgtacccaactctcgctaccCTGCTCTCCAAAATAGCATTGTGAATTGCGTGCCAcgatcagaaataatggacaccagCATACCGcgaagacgaacaatctcgcggatatagatctgagccaacctctctgaagaataggtagtcgccaccggaatgaaatgagctgacttagtcaaACGGTCctcaatcacccaaactgcataaaatttcttcaaagtccttgggagcccaacaacgaaatccatggtaatacgctcctatttccacttaggattctcaagtctctgaagcaaaccacccgtcctctgatgctcatacttcacccactgacaattcaagcaccgagccatatattccactatgtctttcttcatttctctccaccaatagtgctgcctcaagtcttgatacatctttgcaacatccggatgaatgaaataccgtaaattatgggcctcctcaagaatcaactcacgttaCCCATCCACATTAAGCatacaaatctgaccctgcatctgcaacaccctatcatctccaatagaaaccttcctagcatcaccgtgttgtaccgtgtcctttaggacaagcaaattgggggtcgtcatactgacactctctgatatgctcaaacaaagaaggccgagaaaccacgcaagctagaacccgactaggctccgaaacatctaacctcatgaactgattggccaaggcctgaacatcagatgctaacggtctctcaccaacagaaATATATGCAAGGGTAcctatactcaccgcctttctactcaaggcatcggccactacgttagcctttccaggatgatacaaaatggtgatatcatagtcttttaacagtaacaaccatctccgctgcctcaaatttagatccttattcttaaacaagtgttgtaaaCATTggtgatctgtaaatacctcacaagacacaccgtagagataatgcctccaaatcttcaatgcatgaataatggctgccaattctaaatcatgaacgtggtagttcttctcatggggcttcaactggcgtaaAGCATAAGCTGTCACTCTAccttcctgcatcaagacacacccaatactaatccgagaagtatcacaatacactgtataagaacacGATGCTGAAAGTAGAACTAGAATTAGAGCTATGGTCAAGGCAattttgagcttctaaaagctctcctcacactcatcaaaccacctgaatggggcacccttctgggtcaatctagtcaaaggtgaaacaatggacgagaaaccctccataaaTCAACAATTATATCCGGCCAAACCAAGGGAACTCCGAATCTTAGTAGCTgtagacggtctgggccaactatgaACTTCCACAATCTTCTTCatatctaccttgatcccttcactggacaccacgtgcccaaATAACGCAacagaatcaagccaaaactcacacttggagaatttagcataaagcttcttctccctcaacgtTTGTAGTACAGTCCTCAGAtgctgtgcatgctcctcctggctgtGTGAGTACACCaccatatcatcaatgaataatttgacaaaagaatcaagataaggctggaatacattgttcatcatatgcataaatgttgatggggcattagtcagcccaaaagatatcacacgAACTTCGTAGTGACCATAGTGGGTCGTGAATGTTGTCTTCAGGATATCAGaattccgaatcttcaactggtgatactcgGAACTTAAataaatctttgaaaacactcTATCTCCCTAaatctggtcaaataagtcattaatgcgcggtaaaggatacttgttcttaattgtaactttgttcaactgcttgtaatcaatgcacatccgcatattaccatccttcttcttcacaaatagaatcggtgcaccccaaggcgacacactagtcctaatgaatcccttatcaagtagttcctgaagatgttctttcaattccttcaactctgctggtgccatgcgatatggaggaatagaaatgggctgagttcctgacaccaagtcaataccaaaatcaatgtccctatcgggtggcatgctcgATAGATCTATTGGAAACATATCCGGAAAGTCTCTCGCTACCGGAACGGACTCAATAGTAGGGGTATCGGCACCAACAttcctcacaaaggccaaatatgcagaacaccccttcccaaccatatgttgggccttcaaatatgaaatcactctattgggaacatagtccagagaacctctccactcaaccctgggtaatcccggcatcgccaatatCATGgacttagcgtgacaatccagaatagcatgatatggtgacaaccaatccattcctAAAATCACgttaaaatcaaccatactaagtaataaaagatcaactctcgtctcaaatcccccaatagtcaccacacacgaccgatacacacagtccacaataatagaatcactcaccggcgtagatacatgaacatgcgtaactaaggaatcacggggcttatccaaataacgagcaaagtacgataatacatatgaataagtggaaccatggtcaaataatatggaagcatatCTGTGGCACaatgaaacaatacatgtgatcacggcatcggaGATAACTACCTATGGTCTGGCTGGAAATACGTAGCAACGGGCCTGACTACCACCTGATCGACCCCCCTCTAGGGCAGCCTCGAGCTGACTGGGccccaccccgagatggcagTGCGTGTGGTGTAGCTGCTAGTGCTGGAATCATAGGATGCACTCTCTGCTGTGGAACCTTACTCAATAGTCTGGAGCAAtctctcttgagatgactcaagtctccGCCCTCATAGCAACCCTTCCTAGCGGGCTGCTGACCTACTAACCCGATGAACTGCCTGTGGAAAACTGGGAAGATGAAGCATGGTAAGAAATCTATGCTGGAAACGCACTGAATGATGAATGACCCGAACGTGCACTGTATGGACCATGGCTAGCTAATGCACCATGATGAACCGggtgagccatctgagcgggtcTATAAGGGTGGCCCCTGATGGGAGTGTCCTCCAGATAAGGCACTGCTGACAACACCtgaactacgaggcctcttggcctgtctctcctcacgctcctgactgtGAACCTGCTCTAGGCGTCTtgaaatatcaaccacctcatcaaacctCACACCCGATGGAATTTCCCGAGTCATGATGAAATGTAGTCCGTatttgaggccatcaatgaatctgctaatcctctccctctcagtgggaaccaaccatatcgCATAACgatccaactctgaaaatctcatctcatattgagtcactgacataccctcctggcgtagctgctcaaattgCCTACGCAACTCATCTCTGCAAGTTTATGGAACAACcctctctaagaagagaactgagaactcattcCATGTAAGTAGTGTAGCGTCAGATGGCTTGCTCAACTtgtaggcctcccaccatctgtagGCTACCCCCGTcagctaaaaagtagtgaatgaaacTTCACTGATCCCCAAAATACCTGTCGTGCGAAGGATCTGCTAGCACCTGTCtataaaatcctgagcatcctctgacttgaccccactgaactctggaggcttaagcctcccaaaaTGCTCCATTCTCTTATGCTCCTCATCATTCATAGGTGGGCCAACCTAGGCCCGAGTAGCTGCAACCAGCTAGGCTGTTAGTACCACCGATGTCTAAAGTCCCTGAGCCGCctactctagagtacgggcggcgggagtctgtggacctcccccagcctgagaagtgacTGGTGCAGCCGAAACTGAGACTGCATGAGCCAGACTCatgcatacagtcaatatctgggtcaAAGCCTATTGAAGGCCTGGAATCCTAATGGGCACAATTGGTGCTTGATTTGGCCCCatcggctcaaccacatctggtatctgctcctcagctggagcaactggtggctccacaggtgctaATCTAGCTGTGGTACGAGCCACATCTCGGCCTCTATCGCAAACCTAGTCTCTTGtgaccctag is a window from the Nicotiana tomentosiformis chromosome 10, ASM39032v3, whole genome shotgun sequence genome containing:
- the LOC138900080 gene encoding uncharacterized protein — protein: MNDEEHKRMEHFGRLKPPEFSGVKSEDAQDFIDRDELRRQFEQLRQEGMSVTQYEMRFSELDRYAIWLVPTERERISRFIDGLKYGLHFIMTREIPSGVRFDEVVDISRRLEQVHSQEREERQAKRPRSSGVVSSALSGGHSHQGPPL